One region of Armigeres subalbatus isolate Guangzhou_Male chromosome 3, GZ_Asu_2, whole genome shotgun sequence genomic DNA includes:
- the LOC134219168 gene encoding uncharacterized protein LOC134219168 isoform X1: MPKIKRRRNATDELEEEKEEIKLERERQEEKKNIEPVTAHGNIMSLNTVSQASQDARAARPLHPEEVKALISEFDGTYDAAIWIRKIEHYQKLYGWTDNAALLYATTRLAGPAKLWYSSVEEKIFGFTGFKVMLLTTFPSYHDEADVHRELMAVMKTAQESYENYVFRVQNIASKGNVSEASIIKYIISGLSRDRLYEQIASNEYNTVYSLLKRIKWCESNLRLKKTDAGTLGATRQPMRQSVPVVKVGAIVAASELICFNCNASGHKSINCPKPQRRPRCTSCSKVGHTVEQCFKLLNNGKPVQPMVAMITAKEEETSTQDSVPNERIDTDENGMLKCDAIIGRRLKQLNLLVDSGSAVSLIKRSELSMNRLEYKIGQTKIDLSGINNSKVKVEGKRRGILDILYFLLFRSQ, translated from the exons ATGCCGAAAATCAAACGCCGACGAAACGCCACAGACGAgctggaagaagaaaaagaagaaataaaactaGAACGCGAGCGCCAGGAggagaaaaaaaacattgaaccAGTGACCGCTCATGGAAACATAATGTCGCTGAACACGGTTTCGCAAGCATCACAGGACGCAAGAGCTGCACGGCCACTGCATCCGGAAGAGGTAAAAGCCCTAATTAGTGAATTCGATGGAACGTACGATGCAGCCATTTGGATTCGAAAGATAGAGCACTATCAGAAGCTATACGGGTGGACGGACAACGCCGCACTACTATACGCAACGACAAGATTGGCGGGACCTGCAAAGCTTTGGTATAGTTCGgtagaagaaaaaatatttggcttcACGGGATTCAAAGTAATGCTGTTGACGACTTTCCCGAGTTACCACGATGAAGCGGATGTGCACAGAGAGCTTATGGCGGTGATGAAAACAGCGCAAGAGTCGTACGAAAACTATGTTTTCCGTGTTCAAAATATCGCCAGCAAAGGGAACGTATCGGAAGCATCCATCATAAAGTACATTATCAGCGGTCTTTCTCGGGACAGGTTGTATGAGCAGATTGCTTCAAACGAATACAACACGGTTTACAGCTTGCTAAAAAGGATTAAGTGGTGTGAGTCGAACCTTCGATTGAAAAAGACGGATGCAGGAACATTGGGTGCAACACGCCAACCGATGCGCCAATCTGTACCTGTAGTTAAAGTTGGTGCAATTGTTGCTGCGTCGGAGTTGATCTGCTTCAACTGCAATGCTTCAGGACACAAGTCAATCAACTGCCCGAAACCACAACGACGTCCGCGATGTACTTCGTGTTCCAAGGTGGGGCACACTGTTGAGCAATGCTTCAAGCTTTTGAACAACGGAAAACCGGTGCAACCCATGGTTGCTATGATCACAGCGAAGGAAGAGGAAACGTCTACACAGGATTCAGTACCCAACGAGAGGATCGACACTGATGAGAACGGGATGCTGAAATGTGATGCAATCATCGGACGAAGGCTGAAGCAGCTAAACTTGCTGGTTGATTCTGGCAGTGCGGTGAGTTTAATCAAACGATCTGAACTTTCAATGAATAGATTAGAGTACAAAATAGGGCAAACAAAGATAGATCTATCTGGCATCAATAATTCCAAAGTGAAGGTGGAAG GAAAACGACGAGGCATATTAGATATTTTGTATTTCCTACTGTTCAGATCGCAATGA
- the LOC134219168 gene encoding uncharacterized protein LOC134219168 isoform X2 has protein sequence MPKIKRRRNATDELEEEKEEIKLERERQEEKKNIEPVTAHGNIMSLNTVSQASQDARAARPLHPEEVKALISEFDGTYDAAIWIRKIEHYQKLYGWTDNAALLYATTRLAGPAKLWYSSVEEKIFGFTGFKVMLLTTFPSYHDEADVHRELMAVMKTAQESYENYVFRVQNIASKGNVSEASIIKYIISGLSRDRLYEQIASNEYNTVYSLLKRIKWCESNLRLKKTDAGTLGATRQPMRQSVPVVKVGAIVAASELICFNCNASGHKSINCPKPQRRPRCTSCSKVGHTVEQCFKLLNNGKPVQPMVAMITAKEEETSTQDSVPNERIDTDENGMLKCDAIIGRRLKQLNLLVDSGSAENDEAY, from the exons ATGCCGAAAATCAAACGCCGACGAAACGCCACAGACGAgctggaagaagaaaaagaagaaataaaactaGAACGCGAGCGCCAGGAggagaaaaaaaacattgaaccAGTGACCGCTCATGGAAACATAATGTCGCTGAACACGGTTTCGCAAGCATCACAGGACGCAAGAGCTGCACGGCCACTGCATCCGGAAGAGGTAAAAGCCCTAATTAGTGAATTCGATGGAACGTACGATGCAGCCATTTGGATTCGAAAGATAGAGCACTATCAGAAGCTATACGGGTGGACGGACAACGCCGCACTACTATACGCAACGACAAGATTGGCGGGACCTGCAAAGCTTTGGTATAGTTCGgtagaagaaaaaatatttggcttcACGGGATTCAAAGTAATGCTGTTGACGACTTTCCCGAGTTACCACGATGAAGCGGATGTGCACAGAGAGCTTATGGCGGTGATGAAAACAGCGCAAGAGTCGTACGAAAACTATGTTTTCCGTGTTCAAAATATCGCCAGCAAAGGGAACGTATCGGAAGCATCCATCATAAAGTACATTATCAGCGGTCTTTCTCGGGACAGGTTGTATGAGCAGATTGCTTCAAACGAATACAACACGGTTTACAGCTTGCTAAAAAGGATTAAGTGGTGTGAGTCGAACCTTCGATTGAAAAAGACGGATGCAGGAACATTGGGTGCAACACGCCAACCGATGCGCCAATCTGTACCTGTAGTTAAAGTTGGTGCAATTGTTGCTGCGTCGGAGTTGATCTGCTTCAACTGCAATGCTTCAGGACACAAGTCAATCAACTGCCCGAAACCACAACGACGTCCGCGATGTACTTCGTGTTCCAAGGTGGGGCACACTGTTGAGCAATGCTTCAAGCTTTTGAACAACGGAAAACCGGTGCAACCCATGGTTGCTATGATCACAGCGAAGGAAGAGGAAACGTCTACACAGGATTCAGTACCCAACGAGAGGATCGACACTGATGAGAACGGGATGCTGAAATGTGATGCAATCATCGGACGAAGGCTGAAGCAGCTAAACTTGCTGGTTGATTCTGGCAGTGCG GAAAACGACGAGGCATATTAG